One window from the genome of Armatimonadota bacterium encodes:
- a CDS encoding HAD-IA family hydrolase — MKYDAVIFDLFGTLVDYLPASEWQRTHEEIAEILSVEYEPYKRAWREIMPSRDLGKHGGIEGDVKRACALLDIEPSREQIDKIIDARLDYTRREVQPRSGAIETIKSLRDSGHKVGLITVCGGEVPLIWEETPFAPLMDDCVFSCREGITKPDPRIYHLSCERLDVKPENCLYVGDGSCRELTGALEVGMHPVLIQMEYDRDYGVNRIDATEWRGPVIDSLDKILEFVV; from the coding sequence GTGAAATACGATGCCGTGATTTTCGATTTGTTCGGGACTCTTGTAGATTACCTGCCGGCCAGTGAGTGGCAGCGTACGCATGAGGAAATAGCCGAGATTTTGTCGGTTGAATATGAGCCGTATAAGCGCGCATGGCGGGAGATCATGCCAAGTAGAGACTTGGGTAAACATGGCGGAATCGAGGGTGATGTCAAGCGGGCATGCGCTCTGCTTGACATCGAGCCGAGCCGCGAACAGATCGACAAGATTATTGATGCCAGGCTGGACTATACTCGTCGAGAGGTTCAGCCAAGATCGGGTGCAATCGAAACGATTAAGTCTTTACGCGATTCGGGCCATAAAGTCGGCTTGATTACGGTCTGTGGAGGCGAGGTTCCTCTGATATGGGAAGAGACCCCGTTCGCGCCGCTGATGGATGATTGCGTGTTCTCATGCCGAGAGGGGATAACCAAGCCGGACCCGCGTATATATCATCTTTCTTGTGAGCGGCTTGATGTGAAGCCTGAGAATTGTCTATATGTGGGTGACGGCAGTTGCCGCGAGCTGACAGGAGCGCTGGAGGTCGGCATGCACCCGGTGCTGATTCAGATGGAGTATGACAGAGACTATGGCGTCAATCGAATTGATGCTACAGAGTGGCGCGGCCCGGTGATAGATTCACTAGATAAGATTCTTGAGTTTGTTGTTTAA
- a CDS encoding bile acid:sodium symporter, which yields MSAEVFVHAVFRKTKVPSALEKYWYYAGIVIMFLVGWHWPSVGLWMKSINLSTYLIVLAFFLNGFALSSDSLLESMRQWRILLTALLITFCISPALVYAVRLVIPGGDSLLAHGFQIVSLVPTLFVSAVVLTRVARGNAAVALNLTVSSNMLAIFITPIIVRLTLGASSSHLNPTSMIGSMMLTVLLPTIAGQLARKRWEVWAERHAKLITVASQCTILLFIVTGISALPRSVISPSVLTAAVIGCVALHAVLLLIGRFGGILIGIDEPEKRALTFCSAQKSFVFNVLLCEHIFAGNSASFGMAILPGIVYYLLVLTVDSVIAQWWNTHVVEEEEVCVDLLIDD from the coding sequence TTGTCTGCAGAAGTTTTTGTGCATGCGGTATTTCGCAAAACAAAAGTGCCGAGCGCACTGGAGAAATACTGGTATTATGCAGGCATTGTCATTATGTTCCTGGTGGGCTGGCACTGGCCTTCTGTCGGCTTGTGGATGAAGTCGATAAACCTCAGCACATATCTCATTGTGCTTGCATTCTTTCTGAACGGTTTTGCGCTCTCCAGTGATTCACTGCTGGAGAGCATGAGACAGTGGCGGATACTTCTTACTGCCCTGCTCATTACATTCTGCATTTCTCCAGCGCTGGTATATGCTGTGCGGCTCGTTATTCCCGGCGGCGACAGCCTGCTCGCTCATGGATTCCAGATAGTATCGCTGGTGCCGACGCTGTTTGTGTCCGCGGTAGTGCTCACCCGTGTGGCTAGGGGGAATGCGGCTGTGGCTCTTAACCTAACGGTGTCGTCAAATATGTTGGCGATCTTTATCACCCCGATTATTGTGAGGCTCACACTGGGCGCAAGTAGTTCTCACTTGAACCCGACATCGATGATCGGGAGTATGATGCTGACAGTGCTTCTGCCAACAATAGCCGGTCAACTGGCTCGCAAACGCTGGGAAGTCTGGGCAGAAAGGCACGCCAAACTCATTACAGTCGCATCACAGTGCACTATCCTGCTCTTTATAGTAACAGGCATTTCCGCCCTGCCTCGATCCGTGATCTCTCCATCAGTGCTCACGGCAGCAGTAATTGGGTGTGTCGCGCTGCATGCCGTTCTTTTGCTGATAGGCAGGTTCGGTGGAATATTGATCGGAATTGACGAGCCGGAAAAGCGCGCACTGACCTTCTGCAGCGCACAAAAATCATTCGTATTTAACGTGCTGCTGTGCGAACACATCTTTGCGGGAAACAGCGCCTCATTCGGAATGGCTATATTGCCGGGGATTGTGTATTACCTGCTGGTGCTCACGGTAGACAGTGTTATAGCGCAGTGGTGGAACACGCATGTCGTTGAGGAAGAAGAGGTGTGCGTGGACCTTCTCATCGATGATTGA
- a CDS encoding phosphopentomutase, which produces MTINRCIIIVLDSVGIGALPDAAEYGDAGCNTLGHIADSVGGLKLPNLARLGLGNIAPIMGVEPAKEPAGCFGKMAEVSQGKDTTTGHWEMMGIVTERAFPVYPHGFPDDVVNEFISKTGRGILGNKAASGTEIIKELGEEHMRTGWPIVYTSADSVFQIACHEDVVPVNQLYEWCRIARDMLIAPHNVQRVIARPFTGEPGSFTRTERRKDFSLEPPSLTLLDLITKAGGSVIAIGKINDIYAGRGISTTIHTGNNHEGIGAIIAAIAGGEGSLVFTNLVDFDMVYGHRNNPKGYAGALVEFDAALPSIMGAMADDDLLFITADHGCDPTTPSTDHTREYVPLLVYGKQIACGVDLGIRSCFCDLSATIADVLSIEYDLPGTSFYNCL; this is translated from the coding sequence ATGACAATCAATCGCTGCATTATAATAGTCCTCGATTCTGTCGGCATAGGCGCACTGCCTGACGCCGCGGAGTATGGCGATGCGGGGTGCAATACTCTGGGACATATTGCCGATTCCGTGGGTGGGCTAAAGCTCCCGAACCTGGCCAGGCTCGGTCTTGGAAACATTGCGCCTATAATGGGTGTCGAGCCTGCAAAAGAGCCAGCCGGATGCTTTGGTAAGATGGCCGAAGTGTCACAAGGCAAGGACACAACCACCGGCCACTGGGAGATGATGGGAATTGTGACCGAGCGCGCTTTTCCGGTTTACCCACACGGTTTTCCTGATGATGTAGTTAATGAGTTCATCTCCAAAACAGGGCGTGGAATACTCGGAAACAAGGCGGCGTCCGGCACTGAGATAATCAAAGAACTCGGCGAAGAGCACATGCGCACAGGTTGGCCGATTGTATATACCTCGGCAGACAGCGTCTTTCAAATCGCCTGCCATGAAGATGTGGTTCCTGTTAATCAACTCTACGAATGGTGCCGGATAGCGCGAGATATGCTTATAGCGCCACATAATGTCCAACGAGTAATAGCCAGGCCGTTTACGGGTGAACCGGGGTCATTCACACGTACCGAGCGCCGTAAAGATTTCTCTCTGGAACCGCCCAGCTTGACATTGCTCGATCTGATCACAAAAGCTGGAGGCAGCGTCATTGCTATCGGCAAGATCAATGACATATATGCAGGCAGAGGGATCAGCACGACTATCCACACAGGCAATAACCACGAGGGTATCGGCGCGATAATTGCCGCAATTGCCGGAGGCGAAGGCTCGCTTGTATTTACAAACCTGGTGGACTTCGATATGGTCTACGGTCACCGCAACAATCCAAAAGGCTATGCAGGTGCCCTGGTCGAATTCGATGCAGCGCTGCCTTCGATCATGGGCGCAATGGCCGACGATGATTTGCTGTTCATAACAGCCGACCATGGCTGCGACCCAACGACTCCAAGCACTGACCACACACGCGAATACGTACCTCTGCTGGTCTACGGAAAGCAAATCGCATGTGGAGTCGATCTGGGGATCAGGTCATGTTTTTGCGATTTGTCTGCAACGATAGCCGATGTTCTCTCCATTGAATACGATCTGCCAGGCACTTCGTTCTATAATTGTTTGTGA
- the xerD gene encoding site-specific tyrosine recombinase XerD, which translates to MDFHIQRFLDYIAVERGLSANTVASYGRDLSQFASFLQKRNITEPGKIDNNCMVAFLDLLSKEKYASTSTARKVSSIRGFIKYLCAERIIEKSPLRAFDTHRPPRRLPKFLDVDELTRLLDSPDIHDDLGLRDKAMFETLYASGLRVSELISLKAEDVNPRMGFLKCLGKGNKERVVPIGEIAGEYIGAYVDRVRGRLAGINRSEYLFLSIQGRPMSRVMFWKIIKKYAAKAGITKSITPHMLRHSFATHLIERGADLRSVQEMLGHASIATTQVYTHVTRDHLREVYKETHPRA; encoded by the coding sequence ATTGATTTTCACATTCAAAGGTTTCTGGACTATATCGCAGTAGAACGGGGTTTGTCAGCCAATACGGTGGCATCATATGGGCGTGATCTGTCTCAGTTCGCATCATTCCTTCAAAAGCGGAATATAACAGAGCCCGGCAAAATAGATAACAACTGCATGGTAGCTTTTCTCGACCTGCTGAGTAAAGAAAAATACGCCTCTACCAGCACTGCACGCAAAGTGTCGTCTATCCGGGGCTTTATTAAGTATCTTTGTGCAGAACGCATTATAGAGAAGAGTCCGCTCCGTGCGTTCGATACACACAGGCCTCCTCGCCGTCTTCCAAAATTTCTAGACGTGGATGAACTGACCCGCCTGCTTGATTCGCCCGATATACATGATGATCTGGGTCTGCGCGATAAAGCGATGTTCGAGACTCTATACGCCAGCGGCCTGCGCGTATCCGAGCTTATTTCTCTTAAAGCAGAGGATGTAAACCCGCGGATGGGTTTTCTCAAGTGTCTGGGAAAGGGCAACAAGGAACGTGTCGTCCCGATAGGCGAGATTGCGGGCGAGTATATCGGCGCTTATGTCGACCGCGTGCGCGGCAGGCTTGCCGGCATAAATCGATCAGAATATCTATTTCTGTCTATTCAGGGCAGACCTATGTCGCGCGTTATGTTCTGGAAGATCATCAAGAAATATGCCGCGAAGGCGGGTATTACCAAGTCTATAACGCCTCACATGCTCAGGCATTCATTCGCTACTCATCTGATCGAACGTGGAGCTGATCTACGCAGTGTCCAGGAGATGCTCGGCCATGCCAGTATTGCGACTACACAGGTCTACACTCATGTAACTCGCGATCACCTGCGTGAGGTGTATAAAGAGACACACCCGCGAGCGTGA
- a CDS encoding glycosyltransferase family 39 protein: MSVRSVRDNWRTLLPLACILILAAALRLVGLRWGLPNELHSYSYHPDEFLILGAAFFVYLNRSLDTKLYNYPSLYIYLCTIAIAVTIAYGLSNSPDGVYLSARAITVTMAVGAVAATYWAGREFFGKAQGLLAALIISVAPLHVQHSHFATVDVPSTLFIALSLGYAALVYKRGNWRDYIWAGIMTGLAAGTKYNAVIVVFSVITAHFLRAKLNRSSILSGKLWASLGCVIATFLISTPGCILHTNEFIHGLTYEMKHVSSGHGLVFAGTGNGFIYTFTNSLISGLGPPLALAFLIAIIAAIAKRDKQALIVLAFAVPYYALISLSQVRFARYTLPMYPAIAILCGWLMCRWWDGLKGNPLLNVGRWICGAFCVGAIFYALLFSTLLDILFVLPTPQDCAARWIFNHVPKQSSIGMIDMPWFYSPPLTKDFGFGTLPQREAAITKTPYNIVVFSGYNKPGEWYSQSAPDWVIVSEYETRDALRLRNNKNLTKDQMAQVESTLADLKMIKDHYAMRAAYGGMWDGLELYTENLPHDMRYVSPEITIYERKK; the protein is encoded by the coding sequence TTGAGTGTCAGATCTGTTCGAGACAATTGGCGCACGCTGTTACCTCTCGCGTGCATTCTGATATTGGCGGCTGCGCTGAGGCTGGTCGGTCTCAGATGGGGTCTGCCGAACGAACTGCACTCTTACTCATACCACCCCGACGAATTCCTGATCCTGGGTGCAGCGTTTTTTGTATATCTAAACCGTTCACTGGACACGAAGCTCTATAATTACCCCTCTCTCTATATATATCTATGCACTATTGCAATTGCGGTTACGATCGCATACGGACTGTCAAACAGCCCTGACGGAGTTTATCTATCAGCCCGTGCAATAACCGTTACCATGGCTGTCGGCGCTGTGGCTGCCACATACTGGGCAGGCCGTGAGTTTTTCGGCAAGGCGCAGGGCCTGCTGGCAGCGCTTATAATTTCTGTTGCGCCTCTGCATGTTCAGCACTCTCACTTTGCCACGGTAGATGTCCCCAGTACATTATTTATAGCGCTATCACTAGGATACGCCGCTCTGGTCTACAAGCGCGGCAACTGGCGTGATTATATATGGGCCGGTATTATGACCGGTCTTGCCGCAGGGACCAAGTATAACGCCGTAATAGTGGTTTTCTCTGTAATCACAGCCCATTTCCTTCGCGCAAAGTTAAACCGGTCATCAATTCTTTCGGGCAAGCTCTGGGCATCTTTGGGATGTGTTATTGCTACATTTCTAATTTCGACACCCGGCTGTATTTTGCATACAAACGAGTTCATTCATGGCCTGACCTATGAGATGAAGCACGTGAGCAGCGGACATGGGCTGGTTTTCGCCGGGACGGGCAATGGGTTTATATACACGTTTACCAATTCTCTCATCTCCGGCCTCGGGCCGCCATTGGCACTGGCTTTTCTGATTGCAATAATTGCGGCGATAGCAAAGCGCGATAAGCAGGCATTGATAGTACTTGCCTTCGCGGTCCCGTATTATGCACTTATCTCGCTCTCTCAAGTCAGGTTCGCTCGATACACTCTGCCTATGTACCCTGCGATTGCTATATTGTGCGGATGGCTGATGTGCCGATGGTGGGATGGTCTGAAGGGAAATCCACTGCTGAATGTCGGCCGATGGATATGTGGAGCATTCTGCGTTGGCGCTATATTTTATGCTCTACTCTTCAGTACGCTTCTCGATATACTATTTGTATTACCGACCCCGCAAGATTGTGCAGCGAGATGGATATTTAATCATGTGCCCAAACAATCGAGTATCGGCATGATTGACATGCCATGGTTTTATAGCCCGCCTCTAACTAAAGACTTCGGCTTCGGCACTCTGCCGCAGCGGGAAGCAGCAATCACCAAAACGCCGTATAATATCGTTGTATTCTCCGGCTATAACAAGCCGGGCGAATGGTATTCTCAGAGCGCACCTGATTGGGTAATTGTCTCAGAATATGAGACGCGCGACGCCTTACGCCTGCGCAACAATAAGAATCTCACCAAGGATCAAATGGCACAGGTCGAGAGCACACTTGCCGATCTTAAGATGATTAAGGACCACTATGCCATGCGTGCAGCTTATGGCGGAATGTGGGATGGTTTGGAACTTTATACAGAAAACCTCCCGCACGACATGCGCTATGTGAGCCCCGAGATCACGATATACGAGCGTAAGAAATGA
- a CDS encoding DUF5317 family protein encodes MLPELLIIGLIIAWLSGGKLDRLADLRIRCGWVLILAVALSFTSWAFRFSPTLKEMHWLAGIVQMAEKFAFLGFVLANLRIAGARLVIVGMVTNLLALSVNGGLMPASARAVAFVFGKKAATMPIHNSLMDAGTRLAFLCDIIPMRWPYALLPEICSIGDILITLGIVVAIIVGMRAPSPKETKTPAEA; translated from the coding sequence TTGTTACCGGAACTGCTGATAATAGGTTTGATTATAGCTTGGCTTTCAGGCGGCAAACTGGACAGACTTGCCGATCTACGGATTCGATGCGGTTGGGTGCTGATTCTGGCTGTAGCGCTGAGCTTTACTTCATGGGCATTTCGATTCTCCCCCACACTCAAGGAAATGCACTGGCTCGCGGGAATAGTCCAGATGGCAGAGAAGTTCGCATTTTTAGGCTTTGTGTTGGCTAATTTGCGGATAGCTGGAGCAAGGCTGGTCATCGTGGGTATGGTAACCAACCTCCTGGCTCTGAGTGTCAACGGCGGACTGATGCCTGCTTCTGCACGCGCAGTCGCATTTGTCTTCGGCAAGAAAGCCGCAACCATGCCCATTCATAACTCCTTGATGGACGCAGGCACAAGGCTGGCCTTCTTGTGCGATATCATACCTATGCGATGGCCTTACGCGCTGCTGCCTGAAATCTGCAGCATAGGCGATATATTGATAACACTCGGGATCGTCGTGGCGATAATAGTAGGAATGCGCGCGCCATCTCCAAAAGAGACCAAGACGCCTGCCGAGGCATAG
- a CDS encoding DUF4838 domain-containing protein has product MRVFPFITAALFLTAAAVQASADIELVKDGRTKYCIVLAKDASPSEHWAASELKLFMRQMSGVVLSYAPDGENVPEKAILLGNCEALKSLGVNIDFNDLGDEGFIIKTVGDRIVIAGGKLRGTMYGVHSFLESLGCRFLTNTVNKVPKKSDITLGNIDTKEKPAFEYREVLIREAMQPDYAARNRCNSNSAGLDAKRGLGVFYYPFVHSFYQLVPGEIYWDTHPEYYSMVKGERVKQPTQLCMSNPEVVKIATQTVLDWMRDHPEAKIYSVSQNDCQNRCECPACKAIEEEEGSPSGLLLRFVNAIAAETAKVYPDKLVDTLAYMWTEKPCKITKPLPNVRVRLCPIYCCEAHPYETCDFKSNVDYMDNLKAWSQITNNLYIWHYNTDFSHYLMPFPDYRQLMDTAKLYKKYGVKGIFWEGNYNGGISELGELRSYLLAKISWNPDIDGDAVMREFCDDYYGKSGKYIYEYIQTLEDKVTNDNIHMRIWSDPNSQYVSPDIIAKLDTIMNSAIAVADSPDILYRVKQACLPLKYVKLMQPIMRKEIKGNKTEYEKKVDEFIEECSSFGVTRINEWRPNDKWVADTKALINKQ; this is encoded by the coding sequence ATGAGAGTATTTCCATTCATCACGGCGGCTTTGTTTCTTACAGCGGCTGCCGTGCAGGCAAGCGCGGATATCGAACTTGTCAAGGACGGCAGGACAAAGTACTGCATCGTTTTGGCCAAGGACGCATCGCCATCCGAACACTGGGCGGCAAGTGAACTCAAGCTCTTTATGAGGCAGATGTCGGGAGTTGTGCTGTCTTATGCGCCGGACGGTGAGAACGTCCCCGAGAAAGCGATTTTGCTCGGCAACTGCGAGGCGCTGAAGTCTCTTGGCGTCAACATCGATTTCAATGACCTTGGTGATGAGGGATTTATAATCAAGACAGTCGGCGACCGAATTGTAATTGCAGGTGGCAAACTTCGCGGCACTATGTATGGCGTTCATAGCTTTCTTGAATCGCTCGGGTGCAGATTTCTTACCAACACCGTGAACAAAGTGCCGAAGAAATCCGACATAACCCTCGGCAATATCGATACAAAAGAAAAACCGGCTTTTGAATATCGTGAGGTGCTCATCAGAGAAGCGATGCAGCCCGATTACGCAGCGCGCAACCGCTGCAACAGCAATTCTGCCGGTCTCGATGCTAAGCGCGGCTTGGGTGTGTTCTATTATCCGTTCGTGCATTCGTTTTATCAACTCGTGCCGGGGGAGATTTATTGGGACACTCACCCGGAATATTACTCGATGGTCAAGGGCGAGCGTGTGAAGCAGCCTACGCAGCTTTGTATGTCGAACCCTGAAGTGGTCAAGATCGCAACTCAGACAGTCCTCGACTGGATGCGTGATCATCCTGAGGCTAAGATTTACTCAGTATCGCAAAATGACTGCCAGAACAGGTGTGAATGCCCTGCGTGCAAAGCTATCGAAGAGGAAGAAGGCAGTCCGTCAGGTCTGCTGCTTAGATTTGTGAATGCGATCGCCGCCGAGACCGCCAAGGTCTACCCCGACAAGTTGGTCGACACATTGGCATATATGTGGACTGAAAAACCGTGCAAGATCACCAAACCCCTGCCTAATGTTCGGGTAAGGCTCTGCCCGATATATTGCTGTGAGGCACATCCATACGAAACTTGTGACTTCAAGTCCAATGTGGACTATATGGACAACCTCAAGGCATGGTCGCAGATCACGAATAATTTGTACATCTGGCATTACAACACCGATTTCTCGCACTATCTGATGCCTTTCCCGGACTACCGACAGCTCATGGACACAGCCAAGCTCTACAAAAAATATGGCGTCAAAGGTATTTTCTGGGAGGGCAATTATAACGGCGGCATTTCTGAATTGGGCGAACTGCGCTCCTATCTGCTTGCCAAGATATCATGGAACCCTGATATAGACGGTGACGCAGTCATGAGAGAGTTTTGCGATGATTATTACGGCAAGTCCGGCAAATATATCTATGAGTACATCCAGACTCTTGAGGACAAGGTGACCAACGACAATATACACATGCGGATTTGGTCTGACCCCAATTCTCAATATGTATCGCCGGATATCATTGCCAAGCTCGACACGATAATGAATAGCGCTATTGCTGTTGCAGATTCTCCAGATATCTTATACAGAGTTAAGCAGGCGTGCCTGCCTCTCAAGTATGTAAAGCTTATGCAGCCGATCATGCGCAAAGAGATCAAAGGTAACAAAACCGAGTATGAGAAAAAAGTTGATGAGTTCATCGAAGAGTGCAGTTCTTTCGGTGTAACAAGGATCAACGAATGGAGACCGAATGATAAGTGGGTTGCTGATACCAAAGCTTTGATTAACAAACAATAG
- the gmk gene encoding guanylate kinase: protein MLSGPSGVGKDAVLLELAEIYSNFSRCVTTTTREPRESEVDGIDYTFISVNEFRRRADTGDFLEYANVHGNLYGTPRKWVEQRLAEGVDVILKIDVQGGLAVKKQMPSAVMIFLTPPSIEELEKRLRGRLTESENDLTKRLLNARRELDQIPHYEYIIENDSLAKTAQELKAVIIAEHCRIKQ from the coding sequence GTGCTCTCCGGCCCGTCGGGTGTAGGAAAAGACGCCGTATTGCTTGAGCTGGCCGAAATTTACTCCAACTTCAGCCGGTGTGTGACTACCACCACACGTGAGCCAAGAGAGAGCGAAGTCGACGGCATAGACTACACTTTTATATCTGTCAATGAGTTTCGCCGCCGCGCCGATACGGGCGATTTTTTGGAGTATGCAAATGTTCACGGCAATCTGTACGGCACTCCTCGCAAATGGGTTGAGCAGCGGCTTGCCGAGGGTGTGGATGTTATCCTCAAGATAGATGTTCAGGGCGGCCTCGCAGTAAAAAAACAAATGCCCTCTGCGGTGATGATTTTCCTTACCCCGCCATCTATTGAAGAGTTGGAGAAAAGGCTTCGAGGCCGGCTTACCGAATCTGAAAACGACCTTACAAAACGTCTGTTAAATGCGCGCAGGGAACTTGATCAGATCCCGCATTATGAATATATTATCGAAAATGACTCTCTGGCTAAGACGGCTCAGGAGTTGAAGGCGGTAATCATTGCAGAACACTGCAGAATCAAACAATAA
- the coaBC gene encoding bifunctional phosphopantothenoylcysteine decarboxylase/phosphopantothenate--cysteine ligase CoaBC: MQNTAESNNNGHKAPLAGKKIILGVTGGIAAYKSAYLASALVQCGADVHVVMTEHAKNLIGAPTFWSLTKNPVLCGLFDEPDKPEIKHVSLTVGADLLLIAPATANIIGKMANGIADDMLSTMALAVRCPVIIAPAMNVNMYTNPIVVANIDRLRQYEYIVMEPEEGMLACGDEGIGRLVDPDKIVRRVEEVLTGGRRDYSMVNLMVTAGPTQEPIDPVRFITNRSSGKMGYAIAEMAAKRGANVTLVSGPTDLLVPDGVEMVSVTTVHEMHDAVVTRLQEINVMVSAAAPADFTPAQVHEQKVKKSAKWTLELDKADDILEEVGHKKGRMILVGFAAETENIEEHARGKLERKNLDLIVANDVSPGSDVFGSDTNQVTLYSRTGDKVSWPRMSKREVANAILDYVKNHFLEELH, translated from the coding sequence TTGCAGAACACTGCAGAATCAAACAATAACGGACATAAAGCCCCGCTTGCCGGCAAAAAGATAATCCTTGGAGTGACTGGCGGCATAGCTGCATATAAGTCTGCATACCTTGCGAGCGCGCTCGTCCAATGCGGCGCTGATGTGCATGTAGTAATGACCGAGCATGCAAAGAATCTTATCGGTGCGCCTACATTCTGGTCGCTGACCAAAAACCCTGTTTTATGCGGTCTGTTTGATGAGCCTGACAAACCCGAGATCAAACACGTCTCACTCACCGTAGGCGCTGACTTGCTGCTGATAGCGCCTGCTACGGCAAACATCATAGGCAAGATGGCCAATGGTATTGCAGACGATATGCTTTCCACAATGGCTCTTGCGGTCAGGTGTCCGGTTATAATCGCCCCTGCGATGAACGTGAATATGTATACGAACCCGATTGTGGTTGCCAATATCGACCGTCTGCGGCAGTATGAATACATCGTTATGGAACCCGAAGAAGGCATGCTCGCATGCGGTGACGAAGGCATTGGGCGCTTGGTCGACCCGGATAAGATCGTGCGGCGAGTGGAAGAGGTTCTTACAGGCGGCAGGAGGGACTACTCGATGGTCAATCTCATGGTGACTGCCGGACCGACTCAGGAACCTATTGACCCCGTCAGGTTCATTACAAACCGTTCCTCGGGGAAGATGGGCTACGCGATTGCCGAGATGGCGGCGAAGCGAGGCGCTAACGTGACCCTGGTCAGTGGTCCTACCGATCTGCTCGTGCCGGATGGAGTCGAGATGGTAAGTGTAACCACTGTGCACGAAATGCACGATGCTGTGGTGACGCGTTTACAAGAAATCAATGTCATGGTATCGGCAGCCGCTCCTGCTGACTTCACGCCGGCTCAGGTCCACGAACAGAAAGTAAAAAAGTCGGCAAAATGGACTCTTGAGCTGGATAAAGCGGATGATATCCTCGAGGAAGTCGGGCACAAGAAGGGCAGGATGATACTTGTGGGCTTTGCCGCCGAGACAGAGAACATTGAAGAGCATGCCAGGGGCAAACTGGAACGCAAAAACTTGGATTTGATCGTGGCAAATGATGTTTCGCCGGGCAGTGACGTGTTCGGAAGTGATACGAACCAGGTCACGTTATACTCACGAACCGGTGATAAAGTGTCATGGCCCAGAATGTCGAAACGGGAAGTCGCGAATGCGATTCTCGATTATGTAAAAAATCATTTCTTGGAGGAATTACATTGA
- the metK gene encoding methionine adenosyltransferase, producing the protein MFTSESVTEGHPDKMADQISDAVLDAIMEQDPMGRVACEALLTTGMVLVAGEITTRAYVDIPGIVRRTIEQIGYSRAKYGFDFETCGVLTAIQSQSPDIAMGVDTGGAGDQGMMFGFACDETPELMPMPIMLAHKMARRLTAVRKDGQIGYLRPDGKTQVTVQYEGGRPVRIDKVVVSTQHQPNIPQSTIRADMIEHVIKPILPPEMIDDKIEFFVNPTGVFSVGGPQGDTGLTGRKIIVDTYGGMAKHGGGAFSGKDPTKVDRSAAYMMRYVAKNVVAAGLAKKCEVQVAYAIGKAEPMGIMVDTWRTNAIPEDKIADLILKYFDLTPRGIIDRLNLRRPIYKQTAAYGHFGRTDLDVPWEETDMVDLLKKEAGI; encoded by the coding sequence ATGTTCACCTCGGAATCGGTCACCGAGGGACATCCGGACAAAATGGCCGATCAGATTTCAGATGCCGTGCTTGATGCGATCATGGAACAGGATCCTATGGGCAGAGTTGCGTGTGAGGCTCTACTTACAACAGGTATGGTGTTGGTCGCGGGTGAGATCACAACTCGCGCATATGTCGATATTCCAGGAATTGTACGCCGAACGATCGAGCAGATCGGTTACTCACGGGCGAAATACGGGTTCGACTTCGAGACTTGCGGCGTGCTGACGGCTATTCAGTCTCAGTCACCGGACATCGCGATGGGTGTCGATACAGGCGGCGCGGGAGACCAGGGCATGATGTTCGGATTTGCCTGTGACGAGACTCCCGAGCTTATGCCTATGCCGATTATGCTTGCCCACAAAATGGCGCGGAGGCTCACTGCTGTCCGCAAGGACGGCCAGATCGGCTACCTTCGCCCGGACGGCAAGACTCAGGTGACCGTGCAGTATGAGGGCGGCAGGCCGGTCCGCATCGACAAGGTCGTCGTTTCTACTCAGCACCAGCCGAATATTCCTCAGAGCACAATCCGAGCGGACATGATCGAGCATGTAATCAAACCGATCCTGCCGCCTGAGATGATCGATGACAAGATCGAGTTTTTCGTAAATCCGACCGGTGTCTTCTCCGTTGGCGGACCGCAGGGCGATACGGGCCTTACAGGTCGCAAGATCATTGTTGACACCTACGGCGGCATGGCAAAGCACGGTGGCGGCGCTTTCTCCGGCAAGGACCCGACCAAGGTTGACCGTTCGGCAGCCTATATGATGCGCTATGTGGCAAAGAATGTGGTTGCTGCGGGGCTTGCCAAGAAGTGCGAAGTCCAGGTTGCCTACGCAATTGGTAAGGCTGAGCCGATGGGGATCATGGTCGACACATGGCGGACGAATGCCATACCTGAGGACAAGATTGCTGATCTTATCCTAAAATACTTCGATCTTACGCCTCGCGGGATCATCGACAGGCTCAACCTCAGACGGCCTATTTATAAGCAGACGGCAGCTTACGGCCACTTTGGCCGCACGGACCTCGACGTGCCGTGGGAAGAGACCGACATGGTCGATCTATTGAAGAAAGAAGCCGGTATCTAG